The Falco biarmicus isolate bFalBia1 chromosome 1, bFalBia1.pri, whole genome shotgun sequence DNA segment CTAATACCATCAATCTGACAACATCTCTACCCACCCACCTCCCTCACCCACCATTCTGTCCAAAACCACCATTTCTGTTAAGGCATATTCAATCATCTCagtaagaaaggaaaggaagagggcACAAGAGATAGAGAggaacaagcagaagaaaaaaaaaatcttaaaagagaTTTTCTAAAGGTCACACCCATTTGTTTTATCTATTTAGTGGCCTGATGATATGTTTCTGTTATTGCTACATTTTAACATGAATCAGCTGTTTCTATCCTGTCTGATCACAGAATTCAATTCAACTGGAATAACAATCAAGGCGAAAGGAGCTAGCAGCCTAATACACAAACAAgacctagaaaagaaaaaaaagattgaagaaactgaaaggaagtttaggagaaaagaaaaaaataaggtgagtcaaaaacatttattactAAAAACAGCTAGTGAAAAACAGTAAGTGATCACTATGAATTTCTTGTAAAACATATAATCCATGAGAGTCACATGATAGGCATTGGAAATCAAACTGTTGTGAAAAGAATAAGCTAGCAGTGACAGAAGACTTTAAAACTATGATGCTTCTAATGACACTAAACTGAAGCAATCTATTCTTTGCAAAACTGACACACTGACCAACAATGGGAAGCTATTCAACTTCAATTACAGCAGCATAGGTAAGCtagcaataatgaaaaacacAATCACTTATTAGttaattctgtaattaaaaaaaaaaaaaacaacaaagaaatagCAGGGTAAGTTCTATGAGTTCTGGAAAACTTTATGCAAAATCAAGTTAAGTGATGATAAAGTAAATGGACTAAGTTGggagagaaaagatgaaaggaCACAGAAAGCACCCACATGCAAACTGATGATGATGCAACAACAGAGGGTgttgtatgtgtgtgcatatatacatacatatatatatgcacacaagTTAACAACTGGTAAGTATGCATAAACACAGCTAAAACCACATGcaagtcaaaaaaaaaacacactcaTGCCTTGGAGCAGACACAAACATCCCTTTATAATTGATGACTGCTACGTACACGTTCAAGCACAGAGACCAAAAGGAAGCAAGTAATAAGGAGTTCATTTACAACAGCATAGTTTTGGTCATGTTATCCTCCTGCTAGTTTTTAGTTATTACTTCTAATATCGAGAATGAAATTTTCATGTAAGACATCCTTTTCTGGCACCTTAACCTCCCTATATAACTGTAAACTCCGGTATCTTGTAAAACCAAGACCGtaaatattgttttgttttacctttcttccttgctttgaCCGCCTCTTCCCACAATCTCAGGGTCTCTACCTGCTTTCCAGGCCAACTTGTTacatgttgctgctgctgctgctgttgctgctgctgctgctgttgctgctgctgctgctgttgctgctgctgctgttgctgctgctgctgctgttgctgctgctgctgcttctgattgCTGGTCTCTTCACTCATGCATGCTATGCCAATTAAGTAAGAATACAAATTCACCTTGAAAAGTTActctgttttctgctgagaTCACAAAGACTTCTTCCATAAAGAGTGTGTGGAATCTCATAGGAGTCCAAGAGCAAAAATCACAGAGGTGTTTAAAACCATATAATTAATTCCATGCTTTATAAAACTACTTTTGCAAGagctaaaaagcaaaatgttagTTGGGAACATCTGCCTTCACTGCCAAAAATGAACTTCCTTTCCAATTATTTCGTTTGTATTTTaggaagaatgaaataaaagactACATGGGGTCTCCAGAAATCGAGCTGGTTAGCCCATTCCACTTTTTCTAAACCTCAGCTccagttaacaaaaaaaaaaaaaaaagctctttttagtttttattgCAAGTATGACAAAATTTTCAGTTTAGCTCTACATCACAGAACAGCATGTTACTACTCTCTGGCCACATTACAGCTCACCATTTCCACCTCTAACAACTGCTGTAAATGCCTCCAGTGAACAGGCTTAGCACCACCGAACTGGCTGGGGAAGCCAGAGCTGTAACCCTATACcttaaaaaatacttcacatCCAAATTTCATATTAAGCTCAACAATCAGGCATTCCCGGTACCTTCAAATTATCCAGGAGTAACAGGAACTGAAAAGATGTTGTAAATGAATACTGTTTAAAAGGCTTTAAGGACAAAGTTTCCAAAGGcattccttctccctcttcatTCCTCTGAAAACCCATTTTACATCACTAACCATGTGAGTTAAGTTACAGGTATTTTATTAGGGAAGATCTGAAAGTCAAGTCTTCGTTTGCTCACTAGGCACTCCCAGGTTCAAGCTTCCACACTTCCAGAGTTTTAAGACTAGAAGCAACTATTACAAACATCTCATTTGAACTCCTGCACACCACCAGTTAAATGCCATTAATGCCCACAACATATCCTggatttaaatgcttttcttgtcAGCTACTGCCAGAGGGAGTAATCACTCAGCCCCAGGGTCAAAgctcagagaaagcagagaaatctTTCTCCTAATTTTGATGAGCTTTACAATGAGGCTTCAAACCTGAAACTTGGCAGATCTTAGCAGTCGTTGAACATTCTAAAATCTCCAGAATTATCTGTTGGGCTTTTAGGCCTGTACAGTTCAGGAACTGGCACTGTACTTTGAAGATGAGAAAACTTGGGAACTCTTTTCTTCAAGAGGTGGGTTATTCTCACAAACTGCAGGGCATTCCTAAGGGATAAGATCACAGTCTAGCAGCAAACCAACTCCACATATGCCAATTCTTGAGCGGAAGAAGATTCTGTTATCAAGTATCTATTTTAATAGGTGTGAATACCCAGACTAAGGGGtatgtttttgcattttaacGTAACCAAAGGCAATTCCCTTTGCAAACACATTGTtattataaatgtttttaaaacgTTCACCTACTTTTATTGATGCCTTGTTTACAGGTATTACAGTTGATACTTTGGCTCTGCCCGTGTGTCTTTAAGTGGCTGGTGATATATGCTGCACTCAGAAGTTTACCACAGATATTACACGATACCTTTCCTTCATGGCGCACCATGTGTGTCCGCAGTCTGTCTTTGGTGGCAAAGGCAGCAGTGCACGTCTATATGAAGGACAACAGTCACACTTGAAGCGCAGACAGCATCATTACCATATGCATTACATGCCCACTGTAAGCCCATTTTACCTTGTAGGTGCAAACAGCATCCTAAGTAAAACCTTAAGTTTTACCTGCCTTTACAGAGAAACCAAAATCAAACTACTCAACAGAGACTGAAAATGGAAGTTGGCTTCTGAGACAATGAGGACAAACATCATGCGCTATACTACTTGAACTTCCTTAAAACAGCGGGTTGCCTTACCTACCAAAGCAAGAGGTAACTTATAAAAAAGCCTGGAACAGGCAAAGTGGGTTTTTTGATACCATTTAACTGCACAAATATGAGCCTGATATCTTAAATTGCTCAATTACTTCTGTTCCCATCCAAATCAGAACAAGGAAACGGAACCTTTTTCTAACGCTATTCTTTTACACAAGACTTCTATTTAATATGATGAGTCACTAAAACACAGGCTGGAACAAGCATGGATATTCCAAGCAAAACAGTTAATTGTTTAAGGGCAGTCAAGTTATGTCTCTTATACCAAGTCATCAACTTACGACAATTTGCTTTCACCTTCCAGCAAAATAATGCATCCAGAATCAACTATTCTGATCCATTTTGAATGGATATACTGAGAAACACATTGCACATATCAGTCCTGTAATCAGCACTGAACTGCGGACACCACTACAATCCTAAGTTATATAACAAATACTAAGTTAAGCACATCGTAAAACGGAGCACCTGCGTTGTTCtccaagaaagcaaaaaaccctcTAATCTTCCTAGAAAAGAAGCCACAGCACCTTTTAAACTGCCTCTAGACTTCCATCAGAACTACAGTGCTGCTGGTTACGTAAGGCGGGTGTGACTTCATTCCTAaacttgcttttcaaagaaaagtcCAGGAGCAAATACAGCTCTGGAAAGATTATTCACCTGAGATTCTAATGATACAATCAGGTATTGTTCTTAATAAATCATTTTAGCCCTTACTTGGCATTTGAAGGGTCTCTCTGTTGAGTGAACATGTTTAACGTGACAGCTTAAATGATCAGGCCtgcaaaaaaagagaggaacagaaaagaaaatgcatactGTTACAAATACATAGTAACGACACCTTGGCTAGTGAACACTGCGCTGGTGACCCCTTGCAGCCCACATCCCTCCGCACGGCAGGAATACATTCCCCTTAACCTAGGCAGTGGCTTTCAGCTAGAGTAACAGTTATGCTGAGACCCAACCTGCAGTTTAAAACTTAACCGTGTTCTTCTCACGCACTTGAAAATGGTATGTTTGGTCATACCTTGTGCAAAGGTGACAGATCAACAGCTCTAAAGTTTTCTCTGTTGCAAGCACAGCTATAAATACAGCCAGCAGCAATGCAAGCTCCCCCACAATGCTCTGTCAGTACGCCTCAACCTTGCTACAACACAAGGAGACAGTTTGCCTGCCGTGCCCCATTCGGTCACCGACCTCTGCAAAGGCTGGTAAAGGGGCTCCGTGACCACCGCCAGTGACACAGACACGTGTCCTACGGGACCTGGATGAGGTCATGAAATCATTTTGAAACACTCTCATAAAAGAGCGACCACTTTTGGCCACTGCCAATCTGGCTCAGATCAAGACCCACACCCTAGAGGTAAACAAGGCTCTTTATCCCCTCACCAATCTTCTAAGATGTCTGGTTCTCCTAGCCCCTCGCTATGATAGCTTAACCCTTCTTGGTTATGAAAAGCCAACACTTGAGCTCGCCTGGGATTTTCTACATGGTACCTCGAGAAGCCTTTTCCACAAACACCACAGGTGTACGGTTTCGTGATGCCACCTTCGTGAGACCTCACGTGGTAGGTCATGCGATCCTTTCTCTTGAAGCGCTGATTGCAAATTGGACATTCAAAGGGTTTTTCATCTGAGTGGGACAGCTTGTGCCGGTTGAGGTGGTAGACATCCCTGAAGGCCTTTCCGCACATCTCACAAGCGTGGTTCTTCTTAACGGGCTTGCTGGGCTTCTTCACTGTCTGAGTCACTGCCATAGCCGTTGCACCGGCACTACTGCTGGGATTGGTGGCAGAGGAAGACGTAGTGACTGTGGACAGGATGCCTGCAATAGTTGAAACCAATGAACTTCGGCTGTTGTCACCAGCGATGGTCGAGATAAGGGGCACCATTGTGGTGGGAGTTTTCTTTGGCCGTGACACTAACTTTATCCCTGTGTGGCAGGACTCATGACGCCTCAAATGGTAGCTGTCCCTGAAAGCTTTGCTGCAGTAAGTGCACACAAAGGAGGTTttaggtttttcctttttaatcccAACAATAGCATCCTTTAAtgtttctgctgcaggctgaggtTTCTGCGTTATTGGTAAGGGCAGAATCGGCTTCTGATCGGGTGGCTCAACAGCAGAGCTCAGGAGAGGCAACAAACTgttctgtgctgcctgctgttgGTGATGTGAGGCTTCATGTGCCTAAAACCAAACATTCACACTTAAATTCTATTGATGGGTGCTCACTCTGACACGGTGAGAACATTTACAAACTACAGGAAAGCACATTCTAGACCAAAATCCATTGATGTAACAACTGGAAAAGATTacataattttgcttttggacAATATAAACCGCTCACACCTTAAATGCATTCGCTGTGCAGGTTCTGTAGCAAGTGTAGGATGGCACACATCGTAACAATCAAATAATTATTAAGTTTCCGGAGGGCAACACTTCTTACGGAAAACAACTAGGTGCTTGTCAGATCTTTTACTAACACAGCATTTGATCTTTACGTAACAGATAACTTGTTTTGCTAACGATCATATCAGATGCCACCTTGGGACTATCTTTGGAGCGTATGCATGTACTGATGGGAGTTGCAAAACAACACCCCACCTTTAAGCTGAGCTTAATGCACACTGAGAATTAAACTGCAGCCACAGAGAGCCAGCATACAATAAGGCGCCTTATTTAAACATGTTCATACTGGTGTGTTAGCACTGAAACCAAAGCACCTTGAATCAAGAGCTGTCTAAAGCCACATTTCTATATTTAGCAGGTTCCCACTGCATTTATACACTGACCACTGTACTCTCTGCATCCGGAAACTAGTAAGCAACacatcctttttctctttgcaagcTACCTTCTGATAGGAAGAGAAGCTAATCAATAAGCACTGGTAGACATCTAGAGATGCTGGAGAACACAGTTGGAGTGGCaggtgtggaaaaaaacccacaaccctgAAAGCTGTCTCAAAACAGCCAATACCAACTGACTCTGAACTACAGAATCAGCAGGAAGAAGCTAAAGGgaacagacagacacacacacacccccgaCGAGTGTGCCAGGGCAAGCACCgctcagctgagctgcagcctgcactgctACAGGCTGTTCTATGCCACACTTGTATTAGGCGCTGTTTATTCCAAGGGAGAAAACAGTTACTAAAACTCATCCAGTCAGACTAGGACAAAACCCTAGCAGATACAATTTTAAAGTGGTTTAGAAACCACACAGACCAATTCAGCCTAATGgagcattaaaataaatcactctAGCACCTTAAGCCAGTTTAAGCGCATCTGTATTCAAGATGTGCCTCAGTCTCATCAGACCAGTTTTAAATCAGTGCCGTTATTAACGCAGCGTGCCAGGTCTGAAGCTGAGTTTGGGGAAACTTGCATTGCTATTAAATCAGTACCGAAGCCTTCCAGGACTTCTTTCCTACAGTTTCCTTCACAAAATAACACGACTCAAGGCTGTGAGAGCCAAATAAAATGCTGTGCTGGCTCGCAAACCCCAACCTGTCTACTTTTACATCGGTTGAGGATGGACAGTGTTACGAAGCACGCCTGGTCTAATACTCTTCCTACGTGAATCCATCTCAGCACATCCTTTGGAGAAGTCAGTATTTCTAGAAGCTCACTTGGGGACTTGTTCTTAGTTGCATCCAAGCTCCAGCCGCTTTGCCTCTCCCAATCGCAGCAGTTGACTACAGCCACCTTGGTGCAACATTCCCTTGGCTGCAGGGGGGCTCCCgcctcctcctgccaccacaCAAGCCCTGCATCACTTCAGCCACTCGTTTTTCAGGAGCACGATGCAGTGATCTTTGGATAAAAGCCACCAGTGGACACAAACACTTTACCCACACGGGTATGAATACGTGCTCCCTAACATTCCAAGCCTATCTGACAAGGAAACAGTTCACGGGAGAAAGCCCAGATTTGGTATGGTTACAGGAGACAAAACTCACGGGAATTGTTAGGAGCCAGGCCAGCCTGTCCGCTTTTATTTGCATGTTACGTCCCATCTGTGCTGAAGCCTGGGATGCAACAGGTAGGCTGAACATTACCGCACCGCACCTGGCCACAGCAGCCACCTTCAACAACAGCCTAAGGGGCTGGTTTGCAGAAGCGATTGCTGAAGAGTCAACTGCAGGACTGTCCTGGTGGCTACGCTGCTAAATCAGGGCATGGCACAAGCTCGAGCATCTCCAAACTTCTGTCTGACTTCAGTGACAACTGTGGATTTTCAACCATTTATTTTCCGTGGTTTTAAAAAGCCATTCAGACATCTACATTGCATAAGAAGAATAGAGTATGCACAATACACATTGAAAGCACAATATTAAGCAagttaaatacaattttaattttaaaaaattctgaagtgtTTTACAGCCAACTTTAAATAAGCATTAAACAATGTCATTAAACTGCATCAGAAGACACTTAAGAGCACCTAAGGATAGCTCCAGAGATACAGTTTCAAAGGCAGAGCTAGCAGATCGGATAATAGAGAGCCCAAATCCTTTGGACAAGGTTCAAACTTATGCAGTTTATGGATATTTTTAAGCCTTAAAGAATTGTCAGCACTTCAACGTAATGATGCACTTACTCCTATGGAACCGATAGACGGTGGACATAAAACAATGTATATTCATAAGGCTACAGGCTATGAAGCTGCTACTTATGTAAGTCTGCTTATCTTGGTTCCCAGATAGCCAGCGTTATTAGCAGCGCCGTCTTTCTAACAACCCCTCTTTGCAACAAGCAGTATTCCTCAGTTTCCAAGGGCTGCCTGCattaaagccttttaaaaaaggatcaggcagtatttttttttaactctgtgtTCGAGAGGGGAAGACAGCACCTGCTGCACGCCTCTCGCAAGTAAGTCATTTTTATTCAGGCAGAGACCACGGTTTTACTTGACCTAGCATTAATGTCAAGTCAACATTTTTGCAATATTATGATCGCCTGGGACAGGCTCTCATGTACAGTACCCTCGCTCTATCgctaatttttctttcctggggggacagtaaacaaaaaaacctgtaattCGTGACCTGGAGTGGTAGGATGTGGCATTGCGAACTTCCAATGCCAGAGGCTAAAATGTTTTTGCACTCCAGCCTTAATGTGAGAGCAACAAATTAGCATGAGTCATATCTTGAACACTCTGATGGATGATTCCTCCTCACACTAACAGATGCAACTTTCACTTTCTGAGCAGATACTAGAAGTGGttttcaaaatatgcatttcagGGACTAAGAAGACCCAAACAAGAACTGTTTATTCAGTATCACAATTGTTTCTTTAGAAAGAGATACAATTCATCAAAATGCCACCTAAACACAATCAAACAACTTTATTTGGAAAGAGCAATTTACAGTCACATAACCCACTGCTAGCAAGACTAAAATTTAGACATTGAAACCTCCTCTAAAAACATTTCGCTAAAAATTACAACTTTACACACTGTATATTAAACCGTCCCTTTAGCAATCCTgtcacagctgaaaaacacaCTTGGTAAAACTCACCCCACAAAGAATAAGCGTGTATATTCAGTCACTCGCATTTGTTATTTAACTGATACCGAGGAGGGGGCCAGGAGGGGCTTTTAAATCCACTTTTTGTTACTAGTTTTAACTAGTCAGTTGGATCTTAGCTGACATGCTGATGGTGAgaatgggaagaagaaaaactgaagttatGTCAGGAGTATCTTAACAGTGCTTTCTGCTGGGTGCATTAGGATGCTCGCACCCTAAATCATTGGTTTTAATGAAATGACTCAAGAAACAATGTTCAGCATTTATTATGAGGTCTTAAAGCTTTATTAtttggggcaaaaaaaaaaaaaaatcaagaggaaaATTTCCACGTCACAGTTTCATGAAGATGCTTCCAAGTCACACATAGCTAAGTATGTTAGGAAAGTGAACTGCTGACTTcttaattaaaagcagcaaagcctACTCCTAAATCAAAGTGTGACATCgctatttcaaaatacagtacccttcaaaaaaaagtaaagacgAGCAGCAAGAAGCTGGACACGTACTTGAAAGTATTACTTGGCGTTTTTTACAGAGGTTGCTGCAATACCGTATCGTCAGCCTGCGAGTAATTTCCCCTCCAAAATGCTCAGCTGTGAGCCTGGGAGGCAGAAAGGTGATAAAAGAGCCCCAACTCAGAGGGAGATGGCCCTAAACTAAGGAGATTAACTTCTTAGCACGAAGTTTCCTATGTGCGAATCACAACTGCCCACTAGAGTGAGAAATAATTCACAAGACCTCAGCCAAACTCGATGGCATCACCCGCATTCATCACGAAAAGGCGGAAAACCCAGTGCCCAGCTCCCGGTACCGGCTCCCCGGAACATTCCCGGCGTGTTTTCATAGGCAGAGCACCCTGGCCAGTGACTCATCCCTCGGTACTTGCAAGGgaataatttttcctctctaaaGGAATGGTGCTCACTCTTGGCGGATTTATTCATTCAACTCAGGTTTTCAAACTCGTGTCAcgggttgggtttgggtttaaTTCCGAGGAGGACAGTGAGTAAGCGAGTGACCGCCGCTGGGAACGTGCAAAGAGGATTATTTTACCTTGAGAAAGGTGATGTGtggggctttttattttttttccccctctgttttttttgctgctgctgcgaTTACGCATTTTATGTTTTCAAGctaaaaaaagagcaagaggCATCAGAAAACAATCCGGAGTGAAAGGGTTCGGCTCACAAAAGCcaaaggaagattattttttttaggttggggttggggttttttggtacATTGGATTTTCTTCGGAATTACATAAACAGCGGTGTTTTTAAGTCAGTCTTTCGCAGACAGAAGGGGGGAAAATAGTGACTCAGTTGGCAAAGGGAGGGGTTGCACGCTCCACCGTCCCTATTCCTCCCTATTACCGTTAGCATTTTGCCAGTTTTTACAGAAATCCGGCCCGCTCCCGtcctattttaaaagaaaacaagatccCTCGTCACCCGGCCCCTGAGTCAGGCTGTTTAAAGAGGGATTAATTTATTCTCCCAGACACGGTGTTTGTTCCATCGGGGTTTTGTTAGAGCCCGGTGGAAGGCTGGGGGCTGttggggaatttttttgttgtttttcttaaggggcggggggcggagaaaaacaaatttaaaaaacccgCTATTTCGcgttttgggggaaaaaaagagaaaaatttttaaaattaaaatataaacactGCTCcccgtctttttttttttttttttttttttaagggaaaaaagggagaacagcgcggggcggcggcggggccgcgcgcGATCGGctcggggcggcgggcggggagaaagtgcaggagggaaaggagggaaagagcTGCCGGCGGCGCGGGCCGCTCAGCCGCTGccccgggcgggccgggccgggccaggccagccgccgccgcgggccgggccgggggaggcgggcgggaggccgggcggcggcgctgACTGACAGCCCCGGCCTAGCGGGGAGCCCGGcgggcggccgcccgcccgcggccgctaaggggagggggggcgcgggcagcgccggcggccgcggggcctCACCTGAAAGAGGAACGCGGTCCAGTTGGCCTCCATGGCGGGGGCGTCCCGGCCctcggcgggcggcggcggcggctccggcggCGCGGtaccccctccctcccccggGCCCCAGCTACATGGAGCCGACAACaaagcggcggcggcggcggcggcggctcaACATGGCAGCGCCGAGCGGCCGCTTCCGCTAACCTCCGGGCTGCACCACTGCGGCCCAGAGGGGGGAGGTGGCGGCGCggcgccccggcggggcggcgcgggcccgggccgccgcggcgccgcccccgccgctcccctcgcctcggggcgggcggcgggcccggggcggcgcggcggggcggcggggcgggcggcggggccggggcggcgcggcgggccggccgccccccccgcggggCTGGCAATGGGCCGGTCCCgggctggggaagctgaggcGAGCTGTGGCGAGAGAAGATGGAGGAGCGGGCGAGGTGTCcagggccgccgccgccgccgcctcgccgcgccccgggcccggcccggcccggcccgcgggggccgcccgcgccgcccgccctccccttctcccctccccgcccgccccgccgcccccgcccgccgcgcggGGAGGGGagccgcgggggcggcggcggggggcggcttCGCCCGCGGGTGCGGGCcggcgccggcggggccgcggcggggcgagagggggggcgcggggccgccccggggATCGCCCGGCGCCGGGGCGCCCCCGGCCCTCCCGGGGCCCGTCCTCGGTCCGCCCGCGGCCCGGgtggccgccgccgcccccagcGGGTTGGCCCCGGGCCTGGCagccggccgggccgcggctCCTGGCGCGCAGAGGCCTCCGGCAGCGGCACCCCGgggctcccgcccgccgccccccccggcggGCACACGCCGCTGCACGGCCTCGGCCCGGTTCCCGCGACCGGCggctcccgcagccccccacccgCTGTTGCACGCTGGCCGGATTTGCTCGTATGCAAGGCATCTTCATTGCAGCACCTGAATGCAAATCAAAGCCGCAAGCAATTAAGTATATACTTACCGTTAATTACATGTTTACACACATCAAGCACATCCCTGACAGGCGGCAGGACAGGGACGGCTCCCGCCTCCCCGCTGCTGCTTTGGGAGGGAGGATGCGGGGTGGGCACAGGAGCACGGCAGGTTAAACGCTGCAACAGGATGAGTGCTTTGAAACCAGACTGCTGCTCACAGACAAGGGCCATCTTTCCCCAGGATGGGGGGAGATAGGAACAGGCTTACAggactttattattttttccacccCGAGCTCCATTCAGTTCCCTTTGCTCAGGCCCGGATCCGCGCTGAGCCATGCTGCACATCTGCCTCAGCCGTTGCGGCACCCGCTTCACCAAAACCACCCTGCAGGTCGGATGCATGAAGAAATACAGCCGTGTCACTGCCGGCTGCCACGCAGCCTGACCTTGGCGAGCAGCACTAAATATGGCTCACATCAATGAAGTTTTCCATACTACTTCCTCCCTTATGGGAGAGCCGGGTGGTTTTGTCTTGTCTCCTGTGACAAAAAATGCAAGGGCTCGTTGCGAAGCCCCAGCTCAGCGTCATGCTGGTGCCGCGCTGCTGTGGCGGGGAGGAGGGACGGCAGGgacccagcagctgctggcagagcactCATCGGGGTCCCAGCCCGCCGGCTTGGCCATCACTTTGTGCAATCTCGGGCAAGTCACCTGGCTCCTGTGGCGCTGGTCCTCAGCCCTCCCTGAGTGTTTCTTCACTTTCCAAGAGCATTGCAAACCAGTAGTTGTTCTGTTCAGAATGACGCTTGCAGTTGTTTCATGCCTCTCAGGCTACCTGCTAGCGTTTTTCCTTGAAACTTCAGCTCCAGAGTCAAGTGGTTACGTCAAAAtctgtttgcattaaaaaaaaaaaaaatgtttcttgacCTTGTGACCCCAGAAAAAAGTTTGTGGATATGTGTCCAGGGGGGCTCAGCTGCACCGAGTGGCCCAGCCACCTGCAGCTCTCAGAgtccctctgccctggggaaTTTAGAGCCTGCTTGTTTTTGACCACCCTGTCTGCGAGACAGTAGACCTCTGTGCTTATGCATCTGTTGGGCAGCGCTGGAAATGTGCAAAATACTACCCTTGCTCTGCAGAAGttctgaatgaagaaaaacaaaccaaaaaaaggagTCAAAAGTTTGCTAACATGCGCTCTCAACCCTGCTGGGATCGCACTGGCCCAGCTCACCCGTGGATGGTTTGTTCTGCTCAGCAGAGATGCTCTTCCCAGCCATGGCAGAGggtttccttctgctgcccttTATTCCATCCCTGGCACTGCCACCAGCAGAgcgggggctgcagcacagccgaGAGGAAACCCACATTTGCAGAGAGGGGGACACCACTGCCGCTCCTGGTTATTTTTCTCCCAGTTGGCCAGTTATTTTTGTTAACGCTTATTAATGAAGACTTGGGAGAGCTCTCTTTGTTAAAGGCTCACACTCACTTCAATTAAAGGCTAAGAAAACTACCCAAGCGTATCACTGAGTCATCGAAGAAATCCTGACAAGCATGTAGGAGGCTAACTCCACGTTCTTGTTTTTACA contains these protein-coding regions:
- the VEZF1 gene encoding vascular endothelial zinc finger 1 isoform X6 → MEANWTAFLFQAHEASHHQQQAAQNSLLPLLSSAVEPPDQKPILPLPITQKPQPAAETLKDAIVGIKKEKPKTSFVCTYCSKAFRDSYHLRRHESCHTGIKLVSRPKKTPTTMVPLISTIAGDNSRSSLVSTIAGILSTVTTSSSATNPSSSAGATAMAVTQTVKKPSKPVKKNHACEMCGKAFRDVYHLNRHKLSHSDEKPFECPICNQRFKRKDRMTYHVRSHEGGITKPYTCGVCGKGFSRPDHLSCHVKHVHSTERPFKCQTCTAAFATKDRLRTHMVRHEGKVSCNICGKLLSAAYITSHLKTHGQSQSINCNTCKQGINKTCMSEETSNQKQQQQQQQQQQQQQQQQQQQQQQQQQQQQQQQQQQHVTSWPGKQVETLRLWEEAVKARKKECQFTFEKAIEYVPFEAANLCQTSTAATTPVTLTTPFNITSSVASGTITNPVTVAAAMSMRSPVNVSSAVNISSPMNLGHPVTITSPLSMTSPLTLTTPVNLPTPVTAPVNIAHPVTITSPMNLPTPMTLAGPLNIAMRPVESMPFLPQALPTSPPW
- the VEZF1 gene encoding vascular endothelial zinc finger 1 isoform X7, which produces MEANWTAFLFQAHEASHHQQQAAQNSLLPLLSSAVEPPDQKPILPLPITQKPQPAAETLKDAIVGIKKEKPKTSFVCTYCSKAFRDSYHLRRHESCHTGIKLVSRPKKTPTTMVPLISTIAGDNSRSSLVSTIAGILSTVTTSSSATNPSSSAGATAMAVTQTVKKPSKPVKKNHACEMCGKAFRDVYHLNRHKLSHSDEKPFECPICNQRFKRKDRMTYHVRSHEGGITKPYTCGVCGKGFSRPDHLSCHVKHVHSTERPFKCQTCTAAFATKDRLRTHMVRHEGKVSCNICGKLLSAAYITSHLKTHGQSQSINCNTCKQGINKTCMSEETSNQKQQQQQQQQQQQQQQQQQQQQQQQQQQQQQQQQQQHVTSWPGKQVETLRLWEEAVKARKKEAANLCQTSTAATTPVTLTTPFNITSSVASGTITNPVTVAAAMSMRSPVNVSSAVNISSPMNLGHPVTITSPLSMTSPLTLTTPVNLPTPVTAPVNIAHPVTITSPMNLPTPMTLAGPLNIAMRPVESMPFLPQALPTSPPW
- the VEZF1 gene encoding vascular endothelial zinc finger 1 isoform X5, with amino-acid sequence MFSLPVASQASAQMGRNMQIKADRLAWLLTIPAHEASHHQQQAAQNSLLPLLSSAVEPPDQKPILPLPITQKPQPAAETLKDAIVGIKKEKPKTSFVCTYCSKAFRDSYHLRRHESCHTGIKLVSRPKKTPTTMVPLISTIAGDNSRSSLVSTIAGILSTVTTSSSATNPSSSAGATAMAVTQTVKKPSKPVKKNHACEMCGKAFRDVYHLNRHKLSHSDEKPFECPICNQRFKRKDRMTYHVRSHEGGITKPYTCGVCGKGFSRPDHLSCHVKHVHSTERPFKCQTCTAAFATKDRLRTHMVRHEGKVSCNICGKLLSAAYITSHLKTHGQSQSINCNTCKQGINKTCMSEETSNQKQQQQQQQQQQQQQQQQQQQQQQQQQQQQQQQQQQHVTSWPGKQVETLRLWEEAVKARKKEAANLCQTSTAATTPVTLTTPFNITSSVASGTITNPVTVAAAMSMRSPVNVSSAVNISSPMNLGHPVTITSPLSMTSPLTLTTPVNLPTPVTAPVNIAHPVTITSPMNLPTPMTLAGPLNIAMRPVESMPFLPQALPTSPPW